The following is a genomic window from Neoarius graeffei isolate fNeoGra1 chromosome 16, fNeoGra1.pri, whole genome shotgun sequence.
cacaagccatgcaatgggagtggtaatatggcagccagatggcttcactcgtctctacagcggggaataggctctgagctctctcaaatctggagagctcagtgTTCAAAACTCAAGGgaggtgcaaacttttgcactcaactacAGATAGAATACTGAAAGAGAACTGTGCTTCTTTATTCACTGTCTTTCTCATAGACTCTCCCATACAGCACTGCGGTCACCAGGCCTCGGGTCATTCCTCTTCGGCTCATATAAAACCCGCCACTCTCCCAGCCGGACTCATCCGGTCGCTCTAGAGTCATCCCGCTGCCCAGCACGCCAGCGTACACGTGCTCGGTTGTGAAGTTCGCGTGCAGGTGAAAGTCAATCACTGTGTGTGCATGCTCCGTCTCTCCTCCACAGCTTTCCTGATGGAGCCCTGTGCATCGAACCAAGGCGCACACCTCTAGGTAGTATGTCCCATGGACCACATGGAGGTCGTCGAATGCCCCCAAGGCATAAAGCTCTTCTTCAGGGGTGGAATTTGTCCTCCGGAAGAGCAAGTGGCAGCAGAACGAGCCATCACATGCTGTTAGAGTCCCTTCTTTGCCATGTAGAGGCACGAGTGTAAATTTATCGTACATCATGGTGGAGGTAAATGGAGTTGGCCATTTATTACAACTGGAATCCTCTTTTAGGCAAAATTCTGAGTCGAATCCTCTCTGGAAAGGTAAAACCTCTGGTTCCTTTCCTGTGTCCACTTTAGGAAGGCCAGAGAAGGGCACTAACTTCGATCTAGCCCTCTCTGGAGTGTCCCCTAGCAATAAGGGATCCAGGACGGGCACTCtgagcaccagcagtttcccagCCTCGCTCTCTGTGTCGTGATGATAAAGCACATCCCAGGGTGTAAAAATCCCACTTCCTGTCATCCCTAAAGCTGCCGAGCGAATATTTGCTGCCAGCAAAGTGACACCAGCTGAATAAGAGAACGAGCTCTGAATCTGCACAGCAGCCAGCAGGGGGAGCTGGTTCATCCAAGCTGTCGGGTACACAAACTGTCTGACGCCCATGTCCTTCACCAGGGTCACAGCCGGCTCACGGAATAATATATCAAAACAAGTGAACACCCCGAAGCGTCCAGCGAATGGAGTAGTGAATGTCACATATTCGCATTCAGGAGGTGTGTCAAAGGCTGCCTCAAAGTACAGGTTCTGTTTGTGGTATCTGGCCACAATGGTGCCGTTGTCACTAAAAACGACGTCTGTGTTAAACTGATAGCGGCCGTCAGCTGGACACAGCGGGTCGACTGATCTGTTACAGGGCTGGCAGTCGGGCATGTTCGCCACCAGGAAGAGACTATTCTTCTGAGCCATGCAACTCAAACGATGCAGGACCTGAGGAAAGAATTGAAGctctgttaaaggagaactgaaggcaaatgttttatcatcaaaattctctctcattttattaaatatcggcatGCATTTTTGgtagccattttgtcactgctacagaAATTCGCTCTGTAATatgtcagtccatatgtcaaagcaatggccgtaaacaagattcatcgagacctgtgcgagacatcgtaggacggaagtaaaacgtacagcggaaatcaaagtgaccaacatctgccaacgttgtcaaaagacgcgcgcaccctctttcgaatgctgacaatCAAGCCGGATGTTTtgttagcaatcaggaaagttttgaaaaaagtaggcagtaatcgttatttaaactcgtttttgtgcaatacttcgtttgggaaacaattttcaaaatggcggcgctgacccttcacgtttcgaagtctcgcacaagtctcgtgaagatcgtgcggataagcgacgcctgccgtggaccaaacgaactaaattcaatacggctaaaaaccgaacaggtcgATAAGTACCGTAAATtccggactataagccgctactttttcgcTACACTTTAAACACTGCGGCTTATACTATGgtgcggctttttttttttggcgggaaAAACATTTTCCCCAGCAACAGTCATTTGTATCAGTCATTTGTACTGACCCTCATCAACATGGAAAATGCTAGAAGAAAAGCTTATGATGCAGCTTTTAAGCTAAAAGCGATATCTCTGGCAGTTAAAGAAGGAAATCAAGCTGCCGCCTGTAAGCTGAGATTCCTGGGGGTACCACTAAGTATCTACAGCCACTGGACATCAGCGTTAACCGGGCATTTAAAGTGGCACTGCGCGAAGAGTGGGAGACTTGGATGACAAGCGGCGAGAAATCTTTTACAAAAACAGGACGCATGCGAAGAGCATCTTTCACTCAAGTCTGCCAGTGGATCCTAAATGCGTGGAGCCGTGTCAAAATATCAACCATCACCAACGGGTTTAGAAAGGCTGGGCTGCTGCGCGATGAAGATGGCGTACACTCAAGTGACATCGAAAGCGAGGAGACTGTGAGTGATGAGATCCTGGGGCTGTTTAATTCGGACAAAGAGGACTTTGATGGTTTTAGTGCGGAGGAGAAAGAGAGCGATGAGACTGTGAGTGATGAGATCCTGGGGCTGTTTAATTCGGACACTGAATTAGAGGACTTTGATGGTTTTAGTGCGGAGGAGAAAGAGAGCAATGAGTGACTTTTTCTGGTAGGCCTAGGATGCGGTATGTGGTATGTGTTATAAATTATAAGTTTAAGTATGTTATAAGTTAAGTTATTCAGTTAAAAGTTATTAGAAGAATCAGGAATACTGTTTATGCACTGTTGAGTAAAAAAACAACAGCAACCTATAGCATACAACGTAGTTATGTGTTTCGATACAAACATATGCTATATTTCGGAGTAGCCACGTTACAGGCACCGTTATAAAAAACACGTACAATATGTAGGTATGTAATTCATTTATTTATGTTGCTAAGCAGATTaaataaaaaagtttttaaaaatctcACCTGTAATATCTTTCTGGGTAAATATCTCAACAATGCTTAAGAAGAAtaacagtgtttttatttttttaaatctaagaAATGAACGTGAATTTGAAGGAGCCTGCGCCTGAAAATCCGGTGCGGCTTGTACAATTACAAAATTGATTTTCTTTCTTAAATTTGAGCATGCGGCTTTTAATCAGGTGCGCCCTGTAGTCCGGAATTTacggtataatatttaattgcaattagttgccaatacgagtcacgatataaggttactaaaaccgaaaacgtaattgaataacacgttaagaaataaagcaagtttaaagatgacttcagttctcctttaaattagGTCACTTTGtatattacacaataaatattggtACATTGCATTtccccatgtttttttttttttccctagatCTCTAATTTACAGTGGGTCTCTTCTCCCTCCCCAAagttaaaaatgaaatgaaatccaAGCCAACTGATTCCAACACATCTTGGAATCCATAACATGGTATTGATTAAGAATTTTTCAGCACAGTGCCTCTGTATTTTGGAATCGGTCAGGATCTGCACATGGGCTCCAGGTCACTGCTCCAGGATCCGGCACCGTCTCCAGATACCCAGCTATAGACGCTCTGCTGTAGTTGAATCCGTGGATGGCGTCCTCTGGGAACACCAAGATTTGGGCTCCCTGTTAAACAGATTAACATTCAGTGTGTATACGGTATATACACATGGTACaactcaaaagtttggacacaccttctaattcaatcttttctctgcatgtttattAATTAAGGCTACGGTCACGCTACACCTCGCGatactttgcgatgggttatcggtgaaaatgaggcgtttggtggcgatgcttccccgagctttgggaagtgttcccaaacccatctgctagTATTCTCTGCTTAGTTTGCCGATGagaacatcgccaccaaatttcaatgcatgcactgaaatttttttatgatgtttttggccactcacgaggcggAGAGACACCAGAAAACAACTCACAAAACTCAGAGAACATACACCATCATCACACGATTGGCGGCAATGTTACTGATATTTCATCGGCCAGTATTTGcaaacccatcacgagctgtagtgtgaccgtaaccTAAAAGTcacttcacgtcttaaagtaatgattgatgtcgtttctctttacttagttcagcggttcttgatataatactgtatggattattacagttgtggaataggggtaTTTacgattatttactatttgatctcaagtgcattaataaggcaagaaattgcactaattaacatttgacgtgagacacctgttaattgaaaatcatttcaggtgactacctcattaagctggttaagataacgccaatagtgtgtaaagcaccATCAAGGCAAACGCTAGCTACTTTCAAGAATCTAAACTATGAaacattttgggggttttttcaCACTTTTGTTTAGCACATaagtccatatatgttccagatattacttcatagttttgaggtcttcagtatttattctacaatgtaggaaagaatcacaatacagaaaaacctatgaatgagttgaGTACAGGTGTacaaaattttgactggtacggcgttatatatatatatatatatatatatatatatacacacacacacacacacacagtggtgcttgaaagtttgtgaaccctttagagttttctgattttcacacaagtcctaaaagtaaataaagagaacccagttaaacaaatgagataaaaatattctacttggtcatttatttgaggaaaatgatccaatattacatatctgtgagtggcaaaagtatgtgaacctttgctttcagtatctggtgtgacccccttgtgcagcaataactgcaactaaacgtttccggtaactgttgatcagtcctgcacaccggcttggaggaattttagcccattcctctgtacagaacagcttcaactctgggatgttggtgggtttcctcacatgaactgctcgcttcaggtccttccacaacatttccattggattaaggtcaggactttgacttggccattccaaaacattaactttattcttctttaaccattctttggtagaacgacttgtgtgcttagggtcgttgtcttgctgcatgacccaccttctcttgagattcagttcatggacagatgtcctgacattttcctttagctggtatgattcagaattcattgttccatcaatgatggcaagccgtcctggcccagatgcagcaaaacaggcccaaaccatgatactaccaccaccatgtttcacagatgggataaggttcttatgctggaatgcagtgttttcctttctccaaacataacgcttctcatttaaaccaaaaagttctattttggtcgtatccgtccacaaaatatttttccaatagccttctggcttgtccacgtgatctttagcaaactgcagatgagcagcaatgttctttttggagagcagtggctttctccttgcaaccctgccatgcacaccattgttgttcagtgttctcctgatggtggactcatgaacattagccaatgtgagagaggccttcagttgcttagaagttaccctggggtccttcgtgacctcgctgactattacatgccttgctcttggagtgatctttgttggtcgaccactcctggggagggtaacaatggtcttgaatttcctccatttgtacacaatctgtctgactgtggattggtggagtccaaactctttaaagatggttttgtaaccttttccagcctgatgagcatcaacaacgctttttctgaggtcctcagaaatctcctttgttcgtgccgtgatacacttccacaaacgtgttgtgaagatcagactttgatagatccctgttctttaaataaaacagggtgcccactcacacctgattgtcatcccattgattgaaaacacctgacttttgccactcacagatatgtaatattggatcattttcctcaataaataaataaatgagcaagtataatatttttgtctcatttgtttaactgggttctctttatctacttttaggacttgtgtgaaaatctgatcatgttttaggtcatatttatgcagaaatatagaaaattctaaagggttcaatttAATCAGTTTACCAGCCAGTAACTGATTAAATATTTTTAGTTTGTTTTGGATTTGAAAATATTGTCTCATATTCTAGGGTTGTTTTTCTGAGCTGAAAAAGTATTCTGTGAAAACTCAAACCAGTTCGATTATGAATTCCCCCAAACTCATTTCTCCTCCTCTTTTTCTTCTTGACTGAACCTGCTCTCACTCACCTGCTGTGCAGCGGAAGTCGCCTGTTTCTCAAACACCTCCAAGTTCCGGTCCATGTGCTGCAGTGCGGCTTTCCGTCCCACGGCCACTTTGGGCTCCGGGTTGAGGAGAACCTGGTGTTCAAACACTGCAGCCGTGTAAAACAAATCCTCCTCTGCTGTGGATAAACGAGCTCCGGACAACCAGGCTGCTAAAATAACTGGCCCGAGCCCACACAGCGCCATGACTGACTGAGCCTGTCCTGCATGCCACAGGTCAAAGGTCAACTTTGTTTACTCTGTTCATGCCTAACATTCAGATCGGAAGTGACCTCATCTGAAACCAGCGTGTTTAAATATGATTTAATTGGATTATTAAATCGTGCTGCACAAAGTTTATCATGGTATAATCATCTCTAGTTTATTGCACGCGCTGCAGCAATGACTTGCgtattttgtggttttgttttccggGTTGTTCCGCATTTTGATGACGTCATATAAAAGCAGCGGTTCTATTGGATGAAAGCTGAACACGTCACTGAGTGAGTTGCGTTGATTGGTCAATAAGATAACGCTTCAGgcgagggttgttttacaatcagggtgcaaagtttgtgtcacagggatccaaaattcaaattgattcaaactggttcttgtaccagtttttaagtgaaggacaagttaaagaacagatttcaggtaatctgctataagataaagaaaagtagcaaaaatgttatcaaagcCTCCTTGTCAAAAAATAGCTGATAGAAATAAAATTCCAACAGTTAAGAAATTGTTAGTAGTCCATAACATTCACCTAATGTTATAGCATGTTCATGAactatttaggtttttttttttctaagtaaattaagtgtagctttaagcagggctgggagaaacaaatgaagtgattctcggagaggacattttttttttttttttggacaattcggaatccactacttccatagtgcttttaaagtgctgatgacacgtttttgacatctttggcgatgttttataacataaaaagtaattcccgatgatccatatattaattcggcggcacggtggtgtagtggttagcgctgtcgcctcacagcaagaaggtccgggttcgagccccggggccggcgagggcctttctgtgcggagtttgcatgttctccccgtgtccgcgtgggtttcctccgggtgctccggtttcccccacagtccaaagacatgcagactggtgactctaaattgagcgtaggtgtgaatgtgagtgtgaatggttgtgtgtgtctatgtgtcagccctgtgatgacctggcgacttgtccagggtgtaccccgcctttcgcccgtagtcagctgggataggctccagcttgcctgcgaccctgtagaaggataaagcggctagagataatgagatgagatatattaattcacgaaggcgcctattttacaagttatgatgataaacgcggctatttgggcaaatttgacggggctgcagcacccaggagacgaaggaggaggaggggctatatgacgtcagcgaaagaaccttcctcctaacttaccagtttgttgttgatgcgacaggtgttcagtttatcattattagtatttttattatacatatatatatagttttatatatatatatagttattatgcctttgcgttgtgttgccggcttttgctccaaaacctacaaggatggggtaagtttattcaagtttcccagagatcccgagctgcatgcgaagtgggtgaagcaagtcaggcgcactcgtgacaagtgggagccctcaccaacatccgtcctgtgctctgaacacttcgatttggattcccagatagcaaaagggcgttgattcgacggggaatcatcggcatgttcttcgaccatacgccgtcgaatcatcgtggatcaccggcgttgattcaacaccgctttgctcatacgagtttgcgttgaaacgacgttgaaaagtggatggtggccgacagagaatagaccccctttcaccctttattcaactacggatttcggtcgatttatagtttaattttcggcgatgattcatccaactttacttcctgttttatgtacaacaggaaggctacaaattaagcaaaacaggctaaattaaactagctagcaataaagcatcggggctcttgcttaggatgaacacacacatgcatacttcaaccatgaaagtgaaacttaatttatatcaatgtgcgtaggctacgtcctgttttatgtacaacaggatataaaaatgcatgcaacaatgcacctctcctaatgtttgtcaagctatctaatgaggcataacttttaacatttataaggaacagaacacacttgaacaagttcttagaaacattttatgatttatttatcatttataattgtggcctattcctcctgcggcgcaggtaCCTGTACATGGaagcagaaaaacataaccaaaattaatttgatgcagcattgataaagaaagtcagcagtagtggtcactacagaagcgttagcctggataatctttaaagttcatggccgcgaggcgcgacccatggctacacaaaagaacaggtcagctcaaaacgacatgcgacctaggcctacatgctcgatttaaacgctaagttttcacaccaacgctaagttttcactccaataagacaagtacttcgactcgtttttcgattgaataatgcatctgcattgttgttgtttcaaatggatactagttgagggaaatttctccaacgcgtgatatgactgaagttcatcataacttcttaaactgcttgaaattgtattcgaaattccctttattaatagtgactgaatagtggtacatgtccagggatgaatgaaaatgtagcgtggtccagtaTTTTTCTCAGTGTTGTTTtaatggtccaagcgtaacagcaggccgatccacaagagagtcacgatccaaccgagtggtgtgggagtttcacgtgctagcagtggtaatcgcactgcattatgggacagcgatgatcttcctaccaatgttgaaaactggccggcaaaagtgacgatggttcaacatcgtatattcgaccttctctgacggtcgacagatcaacctttacccacggtgattcaacagtgataaatcgaccttctccgacggcggagaaatcgacgtttcacggcgccgtttcagcgttgattttctgacttacgacggaaaccgaccattctgaccaagaatcggcgccgtttcaacgtccctctgctatctgggttgttttgacacccttccccgcttaaaagaatctcttgggtgttcagttcagcacaaacgtgtgttactaccatcagcagtgcctacacagtgttgccagatactgctgaagttttccagcccaaaatatgttcaaaacccaccaaaatgcacttgaaaccgcccaactgggcgggaaacctcccaatctggcaacactgccagtattccggagggggtctactcgtagctatgccggatccaaagacagtcctcctgtcagaacatgtgttgtgaaatgacataagataaaggtacgtagagctatagattctacatgataatcataaatgtaatcataaagtcggcgtgatatcagtcatgtatttgcttgtgaaagcttgcggctttcatgtaactgccgcctagcaacgagaggcaaatggtaaagagggtaggctatcatagattctattcggaagagatcaacacaattctagactcccagaagaggaagagctagcactagagagttcaccggcgttttcatgcgccatttccattgagtagaaccagagtagaacagccagtgaaccgcagcgtgttcttccactgacgtcacaacatggccgcgagccacggacccagttttcttgcgctgtgcaattaaaagttggatattcgcgtaacaacagcttcttttcacgtaattataacagaaatctaacatgtttgccatgttgtatagtttatttaagaaattgcatagagtcatgttcgtgtcatcagcactttaaatctaaggctgtaagctttgtgttagttgtctctaatatttatgtcccaatatcttgaccacattttaggatgaaaataatcattttagatatgttattttatattgaaaaattagctgtctcggagaggacatttttttgacacaattgcatactaatttgatcaaaatagtctgaaaacttactggcattcaacattaaaacttaactatgcttccaatgatatggaaccaaatgtttgttttatggtataaagaatgatttaagtgcatcccttttggagctacctgtggtcaaaaaagcactttttctaaatgacacgagtaattttgctaaatatgacacatagtgccatacattcaccaaaaataacgttatcaccatgcATGGTAAatggagctatcacagggctacaataaacaaccaggtttatttagtcaagccttttgatattgaagataataagtgttaaatgtgatttttagcttgcgtaccctgattgtaaaacaaccctgaaGTGAAGAATGATTAAaaactaagggcccgtttacacgaggacgctgtcgggtaaaaacaactaaatattttatcggaagtgcctttcgtctacacggggacggcgtttccgaggctgaaaaacggaaaaaattgaaaacgccttccagagtggataagttaaaaacagcccccgttgcatatccgtctaaactacccaatacgcgaaactctgctcggatctgctcacgtcgggtacgcgtttacgtcatacatgtgtcatatactgtacatgccagcccgggaagtaagaaagtaagtaaaaaagtaagagcatgtctgattacatcgatccaacggaccttcaagctgctctggcagctttaataaacgtccaggagtccttcgaacatc
Proteins encoded in this region:
- the btd gene encoding biotinidase produces the protein MALCGLGPVILAAWLSGARLSTAEEDLFYTAAVFEHQVLLNPEPKVAVGRKAALQHMDRNLEVFEKQATSAAQQGAQILVFPEDAIHGFNYSRASIAGYLETVPDPGAVTWSPCADPDRFQNTEVLHRLSCMAQKNSLFLVANMPDCQPCNRSVDPLCPADGRYQFNTDVVFSDNGTIVARYHKQNLYFEAAFDTPPECEYVTFTTPFAGRFGVFTCFDILFREPAVTLVKDMGVRQFVYPTAWMNQLPLLAAVQIQSSFSYSAGVTLLAANIRSAALGMTGSGIFTPWDVLYHHDTESEAGKLLVLRVPVLDPLLLGDTPERARSKLVPFSGLPKVDTGKEPEVLPFQRGFDSEFCLKEDSSCNKWPTPFTSTMMYDKFTLVPLHGKEGTLTACDGSFCCHLLFRRTNSTPEEELYALGAFDDLHVVHGTYYLEVCALVRCTGLHQESCGGETEHAHTVIDFHLHANFTTEHVYAGVLGSGMTLERPDESGWESGGFYMSRRGMTRGLVTAVLYGRVYEKDSE